DNA sequence from the Tissierella sp. MB52-C2 genome:
ATATTTTTATCATTTTTAATGACACTAGCTTCTCCAACTTTTAGTTTAATAGTATTAGATTCATTTGAAATCGTAACATTCTTTCCTACATTGTCCCATGTAACTATGTAACCTAGTTCCTCAGATATCTGACGTAATGGAACCATCACTTTTCCCTCTTCATTTACATATGTCTCATTAGATACTTCTTTACCATTTAACGAAATATCAATGTCTTCAGAAGCACCAAACGTAGTAACTGTCATACCAAATATTAAGGTAATAGTTAATACGACTGATAATAATCTTTTCCACATATTTAATCCCTCCATTTCAATGATTTTTAGATTTATTTGAATAAAAAATTATCTTAGTATAGATTACCAAAGAATACCAAAGTTTGCAATGTCATCTCTAGTATCAGTTATCATATCTAAATCTTCATATTCTTTTTATTATCCAAAATAAACGTTCCGATAGAAATCGGATTTATTTTACTATTCATCCTCCAAAGAAAACTCTTCTAAAATATTATTTGCCTTTTCAAATAATGATTTTTCTACTAATATATCTGTTCCATATATAGATGATCCACCAATTATTCTCATATATTGTCCACTTCCTTTTTCTTTTAATAAATATGGAATCTGGTTTTCTTCTAGCAGGGTTTTGATTAAGTCCAACTCATAATTGTTATTTGTGCTTCTTAAAAGAACTATTTCCAAATCATCTTTGTTCTTAGTCATGGAACTCACCTATCCTTTCTATATACTAGATTGACATAATTAATTCCAAAATATAATTTTTTAAATCCAATATCATATAGCCAAGCCGTATTTTCATAAATATTCTCCAGTATTCTAACTTATCCCCTTGTCAGTCAAATAATATTTTTCCTATCGCTTCTTTAAAAGTGATGCCCTAATAACTTCATTTGGCAATTGTTCAAATAACATACTCAGAGATTCCCTATTATGAATCCTTAAAATAGCCTCTGCAAAAAGGGGGGCAACTGATATGATTTCGATTTTACTAGAATCCTGAATATATGGATTTACAACTGTATCTGTACTTATAACCTTTTCAATTGGACTATTTTCTATCTTTTCTACTCCTTTTGAATCGAGCAATATATGAGATAAACATGCGAATATTTTATTAGCACCTCTCTCTTTCAGAAATCCTGCCAATTCTGCTAAGGTTCCTCCACTTATACTAAAATCATCAACTATTATTGCATTTTTATCTCTAACATCTCCAATGAGTTCCAATACTTTAGCCTTTTCATCATGAGCCTTTCTAGTCTTATCTCCTATTACTGTCGAAACACCAAGATGACGTGAAAACTCCCTTGCCTGTTTTGCATAACCCGCATCGGGAGAAACAATAACATAATTATCTATGTTCATGTTTTTTATATACTCGCATAATACTGGCAATGCAAATAAGTGATCTACTGGTTTCTTGAAAAAACCTTGGATCTGAGGACTATGTAAATCCATTGTGACTATCCTATCTGCTCCAGCTAGTTCTATTGATTCTGCACATACCCTTGCCCTTATAGATACTCTAGGCTCATCTTTTTTATCACCTTTTGCATAGCTAAAATATGGCATTATTGCTGTTACTGAATTGGCACTTGCTCTTTTAAAGGCATCCATCCAAAACAAGATTTCAACAAATTCATTATTTGGATTCAATCCTATAGATTGTACAAGATATACATCCTTATCCCTCACAGTCTCTCCAATCCTAACAAATGTATTACCTTCTGAGAATGTGATTACTTCAGATTTACCAAGCTCAACTCCTATATAATCACATATCCTCTGAGCAAAATTCTTACTTGAACTACCACTAAAAATTTTTATTTCACTACTCATTCTAAAACCCCCTAGCTATTTTTCTAAAGATAGTGATGACCATATTATATTAATATAGTATCAGCTCTGAGTAATTTATCCCTTATTAATTCTTTATCAATATTTTCTCCATTATATGAACTTAAAGGAGATATTTCAACTGTTTTTCCATGAAGTAATTTAGAATTAATACCACTATTTATCAACCAATTTTTCTGTAAGTCCAATACTAGATTTTTAGCAGTGAAAGGACTGTCTTCACCATCTTTGTTTTTCACTGGAGCAAATTCCTCTTCTCTCCTAACCTTTAGTACTGCCATATCAAATACATAAGAAAAAATATCAAATATAAAACTTTCAAATTTGTATCCATTAGGTTCCTTTGGATATTCAATATTCCCATTAATATCAAGGTATGGAATTTTCTTATGGGCTACATGAAATGGAACTTCATAATTAAAAAACTCCTCTATGACTTCTAATTTTAGTAGATGATTAATTATATTAGCATTATCATATATTAAATTTCCATCGCCATCTGACTTTTGTGCTAGTTTTACAGGTAATTCTGAATATTCAACTATAGCTGGTCGTCCATTTCGATAACAAAGTATTCCCGCTTTTTCATCTGGGCTTTTTTTTGGTACTACTTTGCTTGCTGATGGTAAGCCCGTTTTAACTGCAAAACCTAAGAAATAAGGATCTGCTACTCTCACAAGGGCATTATCTATACCATTAATAAATATCCACTCAATACCCCTCTTCTTCATTTCTGTAAGTATGCCTTTATCTTTAAGTGCTAAAAAACAACCACCGTTTCCATTTGGTGACATACTCACTTTGCCTCTCTCTTGGAGAAATATTTTACCATTAGAATCTATTGCAGGAAGCATGCCTTGCTTAAAGAAAGTAATATTTTCTTTAGGATAATTAAAATAGTTGTTATCATCAAAAAATTGCACTGTCTCATCATGATTCACATGACTAGTCATGATATACCAATTGATATATGTACCGCATTTTCTTGATATATTTATTAAACGTTCACATTGTAATTGGAAAAGAGATTTATGGGACGGCAAATAAATATCAAAAGTTCCTTTAGGTCCTGAATAACCTAGTCTTGTTCCTTGTCCTCCAGCCAGAAGAATTACAGCAGTTTTACCATCCTTAATTTTTTTAATTCCAATATCATACAACTGTTCTTTTTCTTGGTTGGCTATAGCATCCCATTCATCTGCTTTAAGTGGCTGTAAATCTTGTTGATTTTCATTCATTTCATGATTTATTGCTTTCTTGTATAAAGAGGCTATAAGGTCAAAATCAATCGATAATATTTGATCCAGTAAATTTTCTTTCTCTTCATCTAAAAGTTCTTTAAAATATCTTAGTAGATGTTCTTGACCATATTTACATAGAATATTCTCTACTTCTTGTATCTTTTCCTTCATACCTTAACCCTCCAATATAGTTTCATATAAAGACTTGTTTTATATGAATAATTATGAACTAAAAATGTTCATTTTTTTGAATAACTTTTTTATTTATACTCCATCAGTCTCCCCATAGTTTCTTCTAAAATTTTGGTTCCCTCTAAATAGTATTCATAATTAACTTCTTTAGCCCATGCACAAATTTCTAGTCCCATATGTAAATTATAGAAATCTTTCTTTAAACTTAATTCAATAAGGTTAATATTTCCAAATTCCTCATAACCTAATTTAAAACTCCCTGCCAATACTTTATTCTTTTCAACAAGTGGTAAATAAATTCGAACTAATTCTTTATCTATATCAATTGGTACACTTTGTTCAAAATCTATTATGGCTTTTAAGCAGTACTTACCATCTATTTTACTGACTAATATATTTCTATGACTAAAATCATTATGGCATAGAGTAGCTTTATTTACTTCATCTAGTATGCTGTACATTGATTTCAATTGAGTCTCAGCTTGTTTTAGTAATGCTAAATTTTCATGCTCAAATGAATACAACTCTAGCAATATTCTACTCATTAAGTCCTCAAAATACTCTCTATATGTAGTAAAGCCTTGAATACTCCTGCCATTCTCATCCATGCTTCCGAAAAAATCAAATTCTTTATGGCAATGAATTATACCTAGCTGTCTCCCCATGGCATAATATATCTCCTTTAAATTACTCAATGATAATCTCTCAGCTACTTGACTCAATAACTCTCCTTCAATAAAATCATATACTAACCATTCTAATCCATTGTCAAATATACCATAATCAACAATCTTGGGAACTAAAGCTTCTGTATTTGTAAAAATCTTTAGACTTGCAACCTCTCTATTCCACCTATTCTTCTTATAATAAAGTTTAATTACATGTTTTTTGCTACCAGATGATAACTTATAAACTAGGTGTCTTTGTAAGTTATGGTTGCCAATTGGTTCAATTGAATCAACACTTCCTATAATTGGTTTTAATTTATCTCTTAATTCATCTAAATCTATAGTTAACATATTTTCCCCCTGAATTTTCTAATCTTATCTAACTTCACTAAACCTTATAATAATTTTCCTATATTACTTATTCTGCAAATCTCTCCCCATTCCTTCTTTTCTCAAAAATAAATTTTGACAATTAGAATATATTTCGAGTTAAGTGCCTCGTATTCTCTTTGACAAGCCGCTTTGTAACAAAAATATCCATTCAACATAATATGATTAATATCTAAATAAAAAGGGGGTATTCCTTTGAAAATATCGGCTATAATAGACAGTGTTTTTTCTCTATTTATCATGATTTTAGTGGGTGTTTATGGAAGTAAGAAAAAAATTATCACTTCAGAAATGAATAAAGGATTAACGGATATTCTTATACAGATAGCATTACCTTTCATGATTGCTGCTTCTTTTATTTTTACATATGACAATACTATTAAATCTAATATTATAAAGACATTTTATTATAGCCTTATAGCTTATATAATAATGATAGCTGTTTCATACTTACTCCTATTGCCAGTAGAGAATGATAAGAAAACAATATTACATTTTGCTAATGTATTTACTAATACAGGTTATGTTGGTTTTCCAATACTCAATTCTATATATGGCGCAGAAGGTATTATATATGGATCTATATTCAATATGTTTTTCGTAATATTTGTGTGGACATATGGGCTTATATTATTCAAAGGTAATTTTGAGAAGAAGGAATTAAAGGCAGAGATAAAAAATGTACTTTTAAATCCATCAATTATAGCAGTTTTTATAGGTATTATAATTATGGTATTTAATATTAAATTGCCTAGTTCCATATCATCGAGTATGAAAAGCATAGGAAATATTACAGGTCCTTTGTCTATGATTATTATTGGAGTTATACTTTCAAATGTGAGAATAGGAAATCATCTAAAAGATTGGACTATGTATTATGGCATAGCTACCAAATTAATTATCATTCCAATGATTATATACCTTATATCCCTGTTAATAGGAGATACATCAAAGGCTGTTTATACAGTAATTATTATGACTGCCATGCCTGCCTCTGCTATGACTTCAATATTTGCAGAAAGTTTTAATAAAGAAAAGGAATATGCTGCCGTTCTAGTATCTGTAACTACATTATTATCCTTAATTACGGTACCTATATTATTAAAAATTATAATGTAGCTTTGGTATTGATATAATATTGAAAATCATAGATAATTTTCTATTATGTAAGTCCACTTTTTCGAATATCATTTAATTCATCTACAGTAAAAATATTAGCTTTATAAAAATCTAAAAACATTTGGGATATGCTCACATCAAAAATTAACATATCATCAGTATTAATTGTTACTTTTACTCCACCATCAAATAAAGTCCGTATAGGGTGGGTTTTATAATCATGAGTCCTACTGAGAATAATATTACTAGCTGGACAGATATTTAGGGTAATATGATTGTCGGATAGCCAGCGAACAGTATCTTTACAATTTGCCGCAGATATCCCATGCTGTACCTCATCTAGTTCTAATACTTCAACTGCTTCTCTAACAGAATCTGCATCGCCAAACTCTCCTACATGGGCACGAAGCTTTATACCATATGATTTCGCTAAACGATATAATTGTTTGAAATTTGCTATTGATTGCGCAAATTCATTTCCACAGATATCAATTGATTTATAGAAATTCATACTAAAATATTCATCACACAAATGCAATATAGAATTTACATTACTCCCTCTATCAAAGGTTAACTCAGGAATAAACTCAATTTCCGGTGCAGTTTCTTTATGAATACTTGAAATAGCCTTTATAAAGTTTGGTAAAGAACCATAAAGTGCTTCTTCCCCTAACCCAAAACTCAAAACAAGCTTAGTAACCCCATCATCTTTTGCCTGCTGAAATGCGCCCTTAATTCGAACTTCATAACCATCTATCCCCTGACAATGATATCTAATGTTTTTCTCATACCATCTCTGCATATCCCCAAGATCTAAAAATTTCTGATTTAATCGGAGAATTTGGACTCCTGCCCACTTTTCAATAAAGCGTACATTTCCACCTCTCGGTGCATGATTATGAAGATCACCTTTAGGAATTTTTTTTATACTTTCTATGTCGCATCGTTTTAAAGCATCGATAAAAGCAATATCCATCAAATATCTCCTTCCCATCTAGTCTCACTAATAAATTTACTCCTTACTATCCATTCACTACATCATATACATCGATCACAGGGGCACTTCTAATTCTTAATGGTATTCTTACAGTACCTAACCCCCTGCTTATGGAAAATATTGATTATTTTTAATTTTCTTGCATCCAATATGAAATCTATCGTATGCCGTTTTATATAAAGTTGGTATATTTATCTGTCTTCCATGTGTATGTCCTACAAGAATATGATTATAACTTATTTCTTTAGATTCTATTGTATTAATTATATTCGGTGAGTGAGCTAATATTATTTTATAATCGTTGCTTATTTTCTCAATCCCAATGTCATACTTTTCGTTTCCATATACAGAATTATCGAAGCCATATATTAAGATTTTTGTTTCTCCTATCGTTAATATTAAGCTTTCATTAATCAATAGCTTTAGATTATCGTACTTGCTAATTTCATTAGACAACTTGTCCAACGATATATTTCTTTTCATAAAAAGGTTCTTTTGCTCTTCTCTTTCATAATTTCCCAGTACCATAAGTACAGGTTGCTTTATAGTTCCTAATTCTTTTATTACTTTAGGCAGCTTTTTTTGAGTATTTGAATAATCTCCTGTAATCACTACAAAATCAGGATTTGTTGAATTTATAATACTGCTAATCCTGCCATTAATAAATTTTGCTTTATTATGAATATCAGATATATGAATGAATCTAAAATTAGAAGGTACTTTTTTCTGTATTTCTATATGCTCTATTTTAACTGAATGAGTACCTGAAATAACTATAGATATTATAGCTATAATTATAATTCCAATTATATAGTAGAATATGATTATCACCTCTATATAGATGTTTTATAAAATATATCTTAATCTAATTTGATTATATATTAAGATATCGAAAAGTTCTTTTTACTAAACTCAGCATCTTATTATTTACTATCGCAAATATTTAAATATTCAAGATTATATATATGTTTCTTTAATACATCTTCTTTTTTGAAATCTATATTTTCATTTGCCTTTAATTTTACAATATAATCTATATTGCTTCTTATTATTGCATTATCCATGACATCTCCATGGCTTTGCACAATTATATCAGCTCCTATAGAATAGTATTTTTCCAATGTATCTTTATATTTGTCTAAGTTATTCCAACACATATATGAAGGAATAGGATCATCTACATTGTCCCCGACAAAGAGTACATTATCTATTAAATCATAACAAGAAGCTGAATCTTCTGAGTGACCAGGACTATAGAAAAATTCAATTCCTTCATCATCGAATGTAATCTTACTATCAAATGTAATATTAGGTAAAACTATATCTATATCTTCTTTTGCAAATTCAATAGCATTTGATGCTAATTCCTCTCCCCCATGCTCAACAATAAAATCTCTACATATCTTATGAGATACTATTAGAGAATTTCTAAATTCACTATTACCCCAAATATGATCCC
Encoded proteins:
- a CDS encoding ribose-phosphate diphosphokinase, whose amino-acid sequence is MSSEIKIFSGSSSKNFAQRICDYIGVELGKSEVITFSEGNTFVRIGETVRDKDVYLVQSIGLNPNNEFVEILFWMDAFKRASANSVTAIMPYFSYAKGDKKDEPRVSIRARVCAESIELAGADRIVTMDLHSPQIQGFFKKPVDHLFALPVLCEYIKNMNIDNYVIVSPDAGYAKQAREFSRHLGVSTVIGDKTRKAHDEKAKVLELIGDVRDKNAIIVDDFSISGGTLAELAGFLKERGANKIFACLSHILLDSKGVEKIENSPIEKVISTDTVVNPYIQDSSKIEIISVAPLFAEAILRIHNRESLSMLFEQLPNEVIRASLLKKR
- a CDS encoding aminoglycoside phosphotransferase family protein encodes the protein MLTIDLDELRDKLKPIIGSVDSIEPIGNHNLQRHLVYKLSSGSKKHVIKLYYKKNRWNREVASLKIFTNTEALVPKIVDYGIFDNGLEWLVYDFIEGELLSQVAERLSLSNLKEIYYAMGRQLGIIHCHKEFDFFGSMDENGRSIQGFTTYREYFEDLMSRILLELYSFEHENLALLKQAETQLKSMYSILDEVNKATLCHNDFSHRNILVSKIDGKYCLKAIIDFEQSVPIDIDKELVRIYLPLVEKNKVLAGSFKLGYEEFGNINLIELSLKKDFYNLHMGLEICAWAKEVNYEYYLEGTKILEETMGRLMEYK
- a CDS encoding MBL fold metallo-hydrolase, which encodes MKINRVGNRGILFTFMELEKSYDCVTNVYVINGRKNFIVCDTYLGAYYMREVKEYLETNYGKKDYIIFNSHSHWDHIWGNSEFRNSLIVSHKICRDFIVEHGGEELASNAIEFAKEDIDIVLPNITFDSKITFDDEGIEFFYSPGHSEDSASCYDLIDNVLFVGDNVDDPIPSYMCWNNLDKYKDTLEKYYSIGADIIVQSHGDVMDNAIIRSNIDYIVKLKANENIDFKKEDVLKKHIYNLEYLNICDSK
- a CDS encoding DUF2007 domain-containing protein, which translates into the protein MTKNKDDLEIVLLRSTNNNYELDLIKTLLEENQIPYLLKEKGSGQYMRIIGGSSIYGTDILVEKSLFEKANNILEEFSLEDE
- a CDS encoding AEC family transporter, with the translated sequence MKISAIIDSVFSLFIMILVGVYGSKKKIITSEMNKGLTDILIQIALPFMIAASFIFTYDNTIKSNIIKTFYYSLIAYIIMIAVSYLLLLPVENDKKTILHFANVFTNTGYVGFPILNSIYGAEGIIYGSIFNMFFVIFVWTYGLILFKGNFEKKELKAEIKNVLLNPSIIAVFIGIIIMVFNIKLPSSISSSMKSIGNITGPLSMIIIGVILSNVRIGNHLKDWTMYYGIATKLIIIPMIIYLISLLIGDTSKAVYTVIIMTAMPASAMTSIFAESFNKEKEYAAVLVSVTTLLSLITVPILLKIIM
- a CDS encoding metallophosphoesterase — translated: MIIIFYYIIGIIIIAIISIVISGTHSVKIEHIEIQKKVPSNFRFIHISDIHNKAKFINGRISSIINSTNPDFVVITGDYSNTQKKLPKVIKELGTIKQPVLMVLGNYEREEQKNLFMKRNISLDKLSNEISKYDNLKLLINESLILTIGETKILIYGFDNSVYGNEKYDIGIEKISNDYKIILAHSPNIINTIESKEISYNHILVGHTHGRQINIPTLYKTAYDRFHIGCKKIKNNQYFP
- a CDS encoding UDPGP type 1 family protein, producing MKEKIQEVENILCKYGQEHLLRYFKELLDEEKENLLDQILSIDFDLIASLYKKAINHEMNENQQDLQPLKADEWDAIANQEKEQLYDIGIKKIKDGKTAVILLAGGQGTRLGYSGPKGTFDIYLPSHKSLFQLQCERLINISRKCGTYINWYIMTSHVNHDETVQFFDDNNYFNYPKENITFFKQGMLPAIDSNGKIFLQERGKVSMSPNGNGGCFLALKDKGILTEMKKRGIEWIFINGIDNALVRVADPYFLGFAVKTGLPSASKVVPKKSPDEKAGILCYRNGRPAIVEYSELPVKLAQKSDGDGNLIYDNANIINHLLKLEVIEEFFNYEVPFHVAHKKIPYLDINGNIEYPKEPNGYKFESFIFDIFSYVFDMAVLKVRREEEFAPVKNKDGEDSPFTAKNLVLDLQKNWLINSGINSKLLHGKTVEISPLSSYNGENIDKELIRDKLLRADTILI